A window from Culex pipiens pallens isolate TS chromosome 3, TS_CPP_V2, whole genome shotgun sequence encodes these proteins:
- the LOC120424865 gene encoding uncharacterized protein LOC120424865, producing MNRNFFIYWTFVLCLVVEGYAVNYTCTANPDGFCIFQGVRITSVEEANDVDLRALSYDLTRIKFRESEMFVLPSRIYSTFPQMLELRVWWQSLHSIHIPSNLLHLDAERNRINTISYDTSTVPMLKKLELGHNRLKSIENISYFENLEFLDLSHNDIRSIDLVLFQRLKHLRVLDLAANNMAIVKNSMEHKLESLAVLHLNDNRLSYLDINVLRQFPNLEKLDLFNNQLMYMEFENMRSMFPKLSIANIYGNDWNCENLAEMIIYFKKINILEYKLYSVLKCRERAVDGICCSEGKALTILKKSNQYFSNYVNELNLHSQHIMQEMKQSKQEIRKLIEHENMTQASLKAFSDDMSAIRNRIESIAAITDGNNGSSTAIPRQTKKHEKVDKLVQEILKIKQDHQSLARENQVFKQQIEGYEEMKSIIQELKQENNNLRTKLAKLLDDFHEIKSVKSVPTA from the exons ATGAACCGAAATTT TTTCATTTACTGGACGTTTGTTTTGTGCCTGGTAGTCGAAGGATACGCGGTGAACTACACGTGTACGGCCAATCCCGACGGGTTCTGCATCTTCCAGGGAGTTCGGATTACGAGTGTTGAGGAAGCTAATGATGTGGACTTGCGGGCTCTCAGCTATGACCTGACGAGGATTAAGTTCCGCGAGTCGGAGATGTTTGTGTTGCCCAGCAGGATATACTCGACCTTTCCGCAGATGTTGGAGTTGCGCGTCTGGTGGCAGTCTTTGCACAGTATTCACATACCATCGAATCTGCTGCATCTGGATGCCGAACGAAATCGGATTAACACTATCAGCTATGACACCAGTACGGTGCCGATGCTGAAGAAACTCGAACTGGGTCACAACAGGCTCAAATCCATCGAGAACATATCTTACTTTGAAAATCtggaatttttggacctctctcACAACGATATACGATCCATAGATTTGGTTCTGTTTCAACGGTTGAAACACCTTCGTGTGCTTGATTTGGCGGCCAACAACATGGCCATTGTGAAAAACTCTATGGAGCACAAACTGGAATCACTAGCAGTATTACACCTAAACGATAACCGGCTGTCCTACCTAGATATCAACGTACTTCGACAGTTCCCAAACTTGGAAAAACTTGACCTGTTCAACAATCAGCTTATGTACATGGAGTTTGAAAACATGCGCTCGATGTTTCCAAAGCTTTCAATTGCAAACATCTACGGCAACGACTGGAACTGTGAAAACCTCGCTGAAATGATTATTTACTTCAAGAAGATCAACATCCTGGAGTACAAACTGTACAGCGTGCTCAAGTGCAGGGAACGCGCCGTTGACGGAATTTGTTGTTCGGAGGGAAAGGCACTAACGATCCTGAAGAAATCCAACCAGTACTTCTCTAACTATGTGAATGAGCTAAATCTACACAGTCAGCACATAATGCAAGAGATGAAGCAGTCCAAGCAAGAAATTCGCAAACTGATCGAACACGAGAACATGACCCAGGCATCACTGAAAGCATTCAGCGACGACATGAGCGCAATTCGAAACCGAATCGAAAGTATCGCAGCTATAACCGATGGTAATAACGGTAGCAGCACCGCTATTCCTCGACAgaccaaaaaacatgaaaaggttGACAAGCTGGTACAGGAGATCCTTAAGATTAAACAAGATCATCAAAGTCTTGCTCGTGAAAACCAGGTGTTTAAGCAGCAGATCGAGGGCTACGAAGAGATGAAATCCATCATTCAGGAGCTGAAACAGGAGAACAACAATCTACGGACCAAACTGGCCAAACTGCTCGACGATTTTCACGAGATTAAGAGCGTCAAAAGTGTGCCGACGGCGTGA